The Hydrogenophaga crocea genome contains a region encoding:
- a CDS encoding porin: MKKSLIALAVLAASGAAMAQSSVTLYGMADVWVGRTKTDVTGAPSVSTSRLDSGGFNTSRLGFKGSEDLGGGLKANFQLEGALGMDNGTAGGFRFDRQSWVGLSGGFGEVQLGKPWTPYDDTRSMANDTFNANFSSSFSTWLPYEDNPNNTIRYNSPNFGGFSGAIAYSLGEDKAASLTGGTSSLVSLSLNYANGPIVAGFAHQSEKNASLVPGYLAPGSTNLLTGAGATGKTTYNLLNGSYDFGVAKLIGGINQVKVKADGAAADVKANEYNIGVDVPLGGALEAGFGLARSKTESAGVDLTKTTGFSAGLKYALSKRTFTYLAFNRTKAEAIGTGLEAKNTLYAVGVQHNF; encoded by the coding sequence ATGAAGAAAAGTCTGATCGCTCTGGCCGTTCTGGCCGCCAGCGGCGCCGCCATGGCCCAGTCCAGCGTGACCCTGTACGGCATGGCCGACGTGTGGGTTGGCCGCACCAAGACCGACGTGACCGGCGCTCCCTCCGTGAGCACCTCGCGCCTGGACAGCGGCGGTTTCAACACCAGCCGCCTGGGCTTCAAAGGCAGCGAAGACCTCGGCGGTGGCCTGAAGGCCAACTTCCAACTGGAAGGTGCCCTGGGCATGGACAACGGCACCGCCGGTGGCTTCCGCTTCGACCGCCAGTCGTGGGTCGGCCTGTCGGGTGGCTTCGGTGAAGTCCAGCTGGGCAAGCCCTGGACCCCGTACGACGACACCCGCTCGATGGCCAACGACACGTTCAACGCGAACTTCTCGTCGTCCTTCTCGACCTGGCTGCCGTACGAAGACAATCCCAACAACACCATCCGCTACAACTCGCCGAACTTCGGTGGTTTCTCGGGTGCCATCGCCTACTCGCTGGGTGAAGACAAGGCCGCTTCGCTGACCGGCGGTACCAGCAGCCTGGTGTCCCTGAGCCTGAACTACGCCAACGGCCCGATCGTGGCTGGTTTCGCTCACCAGTCCGAGAAGAACGCCAGCCTGGTTCCTGGCTACCTGGCCCCGGGCAGCACCAACCTGCTGACGGGCGCTGGCGCCACCGGCAAGACCACCTACAACCTGCTGAACGGCTCGTACGACTTCGGCGTGGCCAAGCTGATCGGTGGCATCAACCAGGTCAAGGTGAAGGCCGACGGCGCTGCTGCCGACGTCAAGGCCAACGAGTACAACATCGGTGTGGACGTGCCCCTGGGTGGCGCGCTCGAAGCCGGTTTCGGCCTGGCCCGTTCGAAGACCGAGTCGGCTGGTGTTGACCTCACCAAGACCACCGGTTTCAGCGCTGGTCTGAAGTACGCGCTCTCCAAGCGCACCTTCACGTACCTGGCCTTCAACCGCACCAAAGCCGAAGCCATCGGCACCGGTCTGGAAGCCAAGAACACCCTGTACGCCGTGGGCGTTCAGCACAACTTCTGA
- a CDS encoding ComEA family DNA-binding protein, protein MKRQLMAVLLSLCAGFAFAAVDVNKASATDLDSIKGIGPGTSAKIIEQRKSAPFKNWNDLIGRVSGIGEKRAAKLSHQGLTVNGEAYKPAGAPAPAKPKS, encoded by the coding sequence ATGAAACGCCAATTGATGGCCGTGCTGCTGTCGCTGTGCGCCGGCTTTGCCTTCGCCGCGGTCGACGTGAACAAGGCCAGCGCCACCGACCTCGACAGCATCAAAGGCATTGGTCCGGGCACGAGCGCCAAGATCATCGAACAGCGCAAAAGCGCACCATTCAAGAACTGGAACGACCTGATCGGGCGCGTGTCCGGCATCGGCGAAAAGCGCGCGGCCAAGCTGTCGCACCAAGGGCTCACGGTCAACGGCGAGGCCTACAAGCCAGCCGGTGCACCGGCACCGGCGAAGCCGAAGTCTTGA
- a CDS encoding ABC transporter substrate-binding protein — translation MKPISTPLRAVILAATLAITTGAVQAQGKTFKWTSASDIPTWDIHSQNNALANGIHASVYESLVYYNSRTFKPEPMLATGWTEVSPTQLRITLRTGVKFHDGSAFTADDAVFSLQRAMAPTSNFTPYVQGIDRIVKVNNNTIDIFTKGPNPVLVNQLTELRMMSKAWAEKNNSVAPKDIKTQDENFAHRNAMGTGPFMLKEWAPDQKMVLTRNPNWWGRSGDSNVNEVVYTPVKATATRMAALLSGEVDFVLDPSPQDLPRLRQDGNLKVIDGVENRTIFFGMDQHRDELVGSNIKGKNPLKDVRVRKALYQAIDMNAIARVTLRGLGQPTGALVAPQVAGWSESVHQRYPFDVAAAQKLLADAGYKDGFEVDFACPNNRYINDEAICQAVTAMWARVGVKAKLRTLPLSTYFPMIQRYEASIYMLGWGVPTFDALYSLQSLVRSVGQGGDGNYNVGRYSNPKMDQIIDRAKTETDPLIRNRLLNEALALSNTDVSHLPLHNQIIPWAMKKNIDVVHRADNRLDWRLIKVN, via the coding sequence ATGAAACCCATCTCCACGCCGCTGCGCGCGGTCATCCTGGCCGCCACGCTGGCCATCACGACCGGCGCCGTGCAGGCCCAGGGCAAGACCTTCAAATGGACCAGCGCCAGCGACATCCCCACCTGGGACATCCACTCGCAGAACAACGCGCTGGCCAACGGCATCCATGCCTCGGTCTATGAATCGCTCGTGTACTACAACAGCCGCACCTTCAAGCCCGAGCCGATGCTGGCCACGGGCTGGACCGAGGTGTCGCCGACCCAGCTGCGCATCACGCTGCGCACGGGTGTGAAGTTCCACGACGGCTCGGCCTTCACGGCCGACGACGCGGTGTTCTCGCTGCAGCGCGCCATGGCGCCCACCTCGAACTTCACGCCCTACGTGCAAGGCATCGACCGCATCGTCAAGGTCAACAACAACACGATCGACATCTTCACCAAGGGCCCCAACCCGGTGCTGGTGAACCAGCTCACCGAGCTGCGCATGATGAGCAAGGCCTGGGCCGAAAAGAACAACTCGGTGGCGCCCAAGGACATCAAGACGCAGGACGAGAACTTCGCGCACCGCAACGCCATGGGCACCGGTCCCTTCATGCTCAAGGAATGGGCGCCGGATCAGAAGATGGTGCTCACGCGCAACCCGAACTGGTGGGGCCGCAGCGGCGACAGCAACGTGAACGAGGTCGTGTACACGCCCGTGAAGGCCACCGCCACGCGCATGGCGGCGCTGCTCTCGGGGGAAGTCGATTTCGTGCTCGACCCGAGCCCGCAAGACCTGCCGCGCCTGCGCCAGGACGGCAACCTCAAGGTGATCGACGGGGTGGAAAACCGCACCATCTTCTTCGGCATGGACCAGCACCGCGACGAACTCGTGGGCAGCAACATCAAGGGCAAGAACCCGCTCAAGGATGTGCGCGTGCGCAAGGCGCTGTACCAGGCGATCGACATGAACGCCATCGCCCGCGTCACGCTGCGCGGCCTGGGCCAGCCCACCGGCGCGCTGGTGGCGCCACAGGTGGCGGGCTGGAGCGAGTCGGTGCACCAGCGCTACCCGTTCGACGTGGCCGCCGCGCAGAAGCTGCTCGCCGACGCCGGCTACAAGGACGGCTTCGAGGTGGACTTCGCCTGCCCGAACAACCGCTACATCAACGACGAGGCGATCTGCCAGGCTGTGACCGCGATGTGGGCGCGCGTGGGCGTGAAGGCCAAGCTGCGCACGCTGCCGCTGTCCACGTATTTCCCCATGATCCAGCGCTACGAGGCCAGCATCTACATGCTGGGCTGGGGCGTGCCCACCTTCGACGCGCTCTACAGCCTGCAGTCGCTGGTGCGCAGCGTGGGCCAGGGCGGTGACGGCAACTACAACGTGGGCCGCTACAGCAACCCCAAGATGGACCAGATCATCGATCGCGCCAAGACCGAGACCGATCCGCTGATCCGCAACCGCCTGCTCAACGAGGCGCTGGCGCTGTCGAACACCGACGTGTCGCACCTGCCCCTGCACAACCAGATCATTCCCTGGGCCATGAAGAAGAACATCGACGTGGTGCACCGCGCGGACAACCGCCTGGATTGGCGTCTCATCAAGGTAAACTGA
- a CDS encoding ABC transporter permease, producing the protein MFAFILRRLVQALIVMVSVALIAFMLFQYVGDPVVFLLGQDATPEQVRALRADLGLDKPFIIQFWHFLMNAAQGEFGLSLRQGAKVSRLIAERFPATLELALVAAVLALVVGIPMGVYAALKRGTFMSQVFMTISLLGVSLPTFLIGILLILVFAVHLGWFPSFGRGDVVQMGWWSTGLLTPKGWLHITLPAITLAIFQLTLIMRLVRAEMLEVLRTDYIKFARARGLTNRAVHFGHALKNTLVPVMTITGLQLGGLIAFAIITETVFQWPGMGLLFIQAVTFADIPVMAAYLCLIALIFVVINLIVDLLYFAVDPRLRVEKAGGH; encoded by the coding sequence ATGTTCGCTTTCATACTTCGGCGGCTGGTGCAGGCTCTGATCGTGATGGTCAGCGTGGCCCTGATCGCCTTCATGCTGTTCCAGTACGTCGGTGATCCGGTGGTGTTCCTGCTCGGCCAGGACGCCACGCCCGAGCAGGTGCGCGCGCTGCGCGCCGACCTCGGCCTGGACAAGCCCTTCATCATCCAGTTCTGGCACTTCCTCATGAACGCGGCGCAGGGCGAGTTCGGCCTGAGCCTGCGCCAGGGTGCCAAGGTTTCGCGCCTGATTGCCGAGCGTTTCCCGGCCACGCTGGAGCTGGCCCTGGTGGCCGCCGTGCTCGCGCTGGTGGTGGGCATCCCCATGGGCGTGTACGCGGCGCTCAAGCGCGGCACCTTCATGAGCCAGGTGTTCATGACGATCTCGCTGCTCGGCGTGTCGCTGCCCACCTTCCTGATCGGCATCCTGCTGATCCTGGTGTTCGCGGTCCACCTGGGCTGGTTCCCGAGCTTCGGCCGCGGCGACGTGGTGCAGATGGGCTGGTGGAGCACCGGGCTGCTCACGCCCAAGGGCTGGCTGCACATCACCCTGCCCGCGATCACGCTGGCGATCTTCCAGCTCACGCTGATCATGCGGCTGGTGCGCGCCGAGATGCTCGAGGTGCTGCGCACCGACTACATCAAGTTCGCGCGGGCACGCGGCCTCACCAACCGCGCGGTGCATTTCGGCCATGCGCTCAAGAACACGCTGGTGCCGGTGATGACCATCACCGGCCTGCAGCTTGGCGGCCTGATCGCCTTCGCGATCATCACCGAGACCGTGTTCCAGTGGCCGGGCATGGGCCTGCTGTTCATCCAGGCCGTGACCTTCGCCGACATACCGGTGATGGCCGCCTACCTGTGCCTGATCGCGCTGATCTTCGTGGTGATCAACCTGATCGTCGACCTGCTTTATTTCGCGGTCGACCCGCGGCTGCGCGTCGAAAAGGCCGGAGGCCACTGA
- a CDS encoding M20 aminoacylase family protein: protein MAVTSRIRAHGRAFAHIAAYHPELTALRRDLHAHPELGFEERYTSQRVVESLKVCGVDEIHTGIGKTGVVAVVRGRSTASGRMIGLRADMDALPMTEHNDFAWKSSKPGMMHGCGHDGHTAMLVGAARYLAETRHFDGTAVLIFQPGEEGFAGAKAMIEDGLFERFPVQSVFAMHNWPQMRPGTVGINPGPMMAAADRITIEITGKGGHGAHPYATVDPVVVAAHIITAVQTIVSRNVRAIDSAVISLCAMQAGDPGAFSVIPGTARLVGTVRTFNPEVQAMVEKRLHEVCSGVALGLGASAHLHYERIYPATINTRDEARFAMEVAQKLVGHEHVDRNMDPSMGAEDFSFMLQVKPGAYLRLGQGAENGVGACFLHNSRYDFNDDVLPLGAALHAGLVEQGMPLAEEAAQPTLRHTPVSPNPVRSDA from the coding sequence ATGGCCGTCACCTCGCGCATCCGGGCCCATGGCCGCGCCTTCGCGCACATCGCGGCCTACCACCCTGAGCTCACCGCGCTGCGCCGCGACCTGCATGCGCATCCCGAACTGGGCTTCGAGGAGCGCTACACCAGCCAGCGCGTGGTCGAGTCGCTCAAGGTCTGCGGCGTGGACGAGATCCACACCGGCATCGGCAAGACCGGCGTGGTCGCGGTGGTGCGCGGCCGCAGCACGGCCAGCGGCCGCATGATCGGCCTGCGCGCCGACATGGACGCCTTGCCCATGACCGAGCACAACGACTTCGCCTGGAAGTCGAGCAAGCCCGGCATGATGCACGGCTGCGGCCACGACGGGCACACGGCCATGCTGGTGGGCGCCGCGCGCTACCTCGCCGAGACGCGCCACTTCGACGGCACCGCGGTGCTGATCTTCCAGCCCGGCGAGGAGGGCTTCGCGGGCGCCAAGGCCATGATCGAAGACGGCCTGTTCGAGCGCTTTCCGGTGCAATCCGTGTTTGCCATGCACAACTGGCCGCAGATGCGCCCAGGCACCGTGGGCATCAACCCCGGCCCCATGATGGCCGCGGCCGACCGCATCACCATCGAGATCACGGGCAAGGGTGGCCATGGCGCGCATCCCTATGCCACGGTCGACCCGGTGGTGGTCGCGGCCCACATCATCACGGCGGTGCAGACCATCGTGTCGCGCAACGTGCGCGCGATCGACAGCGCGGTGATCAGCCTGTGCGCCATGCAGGCCGGCGATCCCGGCGCGTTCAGCGTGATCCCGGGCACCGCGCGGCTCGTGGGCACGGTGCGCACCTTCAACCCCGAGGTGCAGGCCATGGTCGAGAAGCGCCTGCACGAGGTGTGCTCGGGCGTGGCCCTGGGCCTGGGCGCGTCGGCGCACCTGCACTACGAACGCATCTACCCGGCCACCATCAACACGCGCGACGAAGCCCGCTTCGCGATGGAGGTGGCACAAAAGCTCGTGGGCCACGAGCACGTGGACCGCAACATGGACCCGAGCATGGGCGCCGAAGACTTTTCCTTCATGCTGCAGGTCAAGCCCGGCGCCTACCTGCGCCTGGGCCAGGGCGCCGAGAACGGCGTGGGCGCCTGCTTCCTGCACAACAGCCGCTACGACTTCAACGACGACGTGCTGCCGCTGGGTGCGGCGCTGCACGCCGGCCTTGTCGAACAGGGCATGCCGCTCGCCGAAGAAGCGGCGCAGCCCACCCTCCGTCACACACCCGTTTCACCCAACCCTGTCAGGAGCGACGCATGA
- a CDS encoding ABC transporter substrate-binding protein: MTFTQTAAALLAMTAVGMASAQTVRIGNQGDALSMDPHSLNESLQLSVTGNVYEPLVARDRNLKVIPGLATSWRQTSPTVWRFELRKGVQFHDGTPFTADDVLFTFARAAGEGSDMKSYVNDVKEVRKVNDHVVDIETKTPFPILPDVLSLLYIMSKKWSEENQATRPVDRRKGIENAASFRANGTGPFRLRERQPNVKTTFQRNGSYWGKIEGNVVNVEYTPIGNDATRVAALLSGQVDVIEPVPLQDVQRINGSGKSKVLQGPELRTIFLGMDQKRDELLYSNVKGKNPFKDKRVRQAFYQAIDIQGIQRTVMRGASSPTALMVGPGITGFDPALNTRLPYDPEAAKKLLAEAGYPNGFEVAMNCPNDRYVNDGNVCQAVAANLARVGVKINLQAETKGTYFPKILRRDTSFYMLGWTPGTYDAHNALNALMRCVDDSGAGQFNLGSYCNPKLDELTNKIQAETDKTKRDAMIREAFKIHSDDVGHLPLHQQALAWGVANNVSLVQMADNFMPFRYFSVK; the protein is encoded by the coding sequence ATGACCTTCACCCAAACCGCCGCCGCCTTGCTGGCCATGACCGCTGTCGGCATGGCATCGGCACAGACCGTGCGCATCGGCAACCAGGGCGATGCCCTGTCGATGGACCCGCATTCGCTCAACGAATCGCTGCAGCTGAGCGTCACGGGCAACGTCTACGAGCCGCTGGTGGCGCGCGACCGCAACCTCAAGGTGATCCCCGGGCTGGCCACGAGCTGGCGCCAGACCTCGCCCACGGTGTGGCGCTTCGAACTGCGCAAGGGTGTGCAGTTCCACGACGGCACGCCGTTCACCGCCGACGACGTGCTGTTCACCTTCGCGCGTGCCGCGGGCGAGGGCTCGGACATGAAGAGCTACGTCAACGACGTGAAAGAAGTGCGCAAGGTCAACGACCACGTGGTCGACATCGAGACCAAGACGCCGTTCCCCATCCTGCCCGACGTGCTCTCGCTGCTCTACATCATGAGCAAGAAGTGGAGCGAGGAGAACCAGGCCACGCGTCCCGTGGACCGCCGCAAGGGCATCGAGAACGCGGCCTCGTTCCGCGCCAACGGCACCGGTCCGTTCCGCCTGCGCGAGCGCCAGCCCAACGTGAAGACCACGTTCCAGCGCAACGGCAGCTACTGGGGCAAGATCGAAGGCAACGTGGTGAACGTGGAGTACACGCCGATCGGCAACGACGCCACGCGCGTGGCCGCGCTGCTCTCGGGCCAGGTCGACGTGATCGAGCCGGTGCCGCTGCAGGACGTGCAGCGCATCAATGGCAGCGGCAAGTCCAAGGTGCTGCAAGGCCCCGAGCTGCGCACCATCTTCCTGGGCATGGACCAGAAGCGCGACGAGCTGCTGTACTCGAACGTGAAGGGCAAGAACCCCTTCAAGGACAAGCGCGTGCGCCAGGCCTTCTACCAGGCCATCGACATCCAGGGCATCCAGCGCACCGTGATGCGAGGCGCCTCGTCGCCCACCGCGCTGATGGTGGGCCCGGGCATCACCGGCTTCGATCCCGCGCTGAACACGCGCCTGCCCTACGACCCCGAAGCCGCGAAGAAGCTGCTCGCGGAAGCCGGCTACCCCAACGGCTTCGAAGTGGCCATGAACTGCCCGAACGACCGTTACGTCAACGACGGCAACGTGTGCCAGGCCGTTGCGGCCAACCTCGCGCGCGTCGGCGTGAAGATCAACTTGCAGGCCGAAACCAAGGGCACCTATTTCCCCAAGATCCTGCGCCGCGACACCAGCTTCTACATGCTGGGCTGGACGCCGGGCACCTACGACGCGCACAACGCGCTCAACGCCCTGATGCGCTGCGTGGACGATTCGGGTGCGGGCCAGTTCAACCTTGGTTCGTACTGCAACCCCAAGCTCGACGAGCTGACCAACAAGATCCAGGCCGAGACCGACAAGACCAAGCGTGACGCCATGATCCGCGAGGCCTTCAAGATCCACTCGGACGACGTCGGCCACCTGCCGCTGCACCAGCAGGCCCTGGCATGGGGCGTGGCCAACAACGTGAGCCTCGTGCAGATGGCCGACAACTTCATGCCCTTCCGCTACTTCTCGGTGAAGTAA
- a CDS encoding ABC transporter permease, which produces MPCPTDHNVIAFLHKVFDSDVGYSFRTSPTAIVAAVIAAICIFCAVFAHWVAPHNPFDLATLDLMNARLPPMWQEGGNPQFALGTDDQGRDILSALMYGARISLAVGLASVVLSVLIGVTLGLLAGFLGGWIDAFLMRLCDVMLSFPPILIALLIAGVGRALFPNAHETLAFGVLIISITLTGWVQYARTVRGSTLVERNKEYVQAARVTGVAPLRIMGRHVLPNVLGPVLVLATIQVATAIITEATLSFLGVGAPPTSPSLGTLIRVGNDYLFSGEWWITIFPGLMLILIALSVNLLGDWLRDALNPRLR; this is translated from the coding sequence ATGCCCTGTCCCACGGACCACAACGTGATCGCCTTCCTGCACAAGGTATTCGACAGCGATGTCGGCTACAGCTTCCGCACCTCGCCGACGGCCATCGTGGCCGCGGTGATCGCGGCCATCTGCATCTTCTGCGCGGTGTTTGCCCATTGGGTGGCGCCGCACAACCCCTTCGACCTTGCCACGCTCGACCTGATGAACGCGCGCCTGCCCCCCATGTGGCAGGAGGGCGGCAACCCGCAGTTCGCGCTCGGCACCGACGACCAGGGCCGCGACATCCTGTCCGCGCTCATGTACGGCGCGCGCATCTCGCTGGCCGTGGGCCTGGCCTCGGTGGTGCTGTCGGTGCTCATCGGCGTCACGCTGGGCCTGCTCGCGGGTTTCCTGGGCGGCTGGATCGACGCCTTCCTCATGCGCCTGTGTGACGTGATGCTGTCGTTCCCGCCCATCCTGATCGCGCTGCTGATCGCCGGTGTGGGGCGTGCGCTGTTTCCCAACGCGCACGAGACGCTCGCCTTCGGCGTGCTCATCATCTCCATCACGCTCACCGGCTGGGTGCAATACGCGCGCACGGTGCGCGGCTCCACGCTGGTCGAGCGCAACAAGGAATACGTGCAGGCCGCGCGCGTGACCGGCGTGGCGCCGCTGCGCATCATGGGCCGCCACGTGCTGCCCAACGTGCTCGGCCCGGTGCTGGTGCTGGCCACCATCCAGGTCGCCACGGCCATCATCACCGAGGCCACGCTGTCCTTCCTGGGCGTGGGCGCGCCGCCCACCTCGCCCTCGCTGGGCACGCTCATCCGCGTGGGCAACGACTACCTGTTCTCGGGCGAGTGGTGGATCACCATCTTCCCGGGCCTGATGCTCATCCTCATCGCCCTGAGCGTGAACCTGCTGGGCGACTGGCTGCGCGACGCCCTGAACCCCCGGCTCCGTTGA
- a CDS encoding ABC transporter ATP-binding protein, translated as MSLLQVKNLVVEFPTRRGTLRALDDISFDIAPGEILGVVGESGAGKSLTGASIIGLLEPPGRIASGQVLLEGQRIDHLPHEQMRRIRGRKIGAIFQDPLTSLNPLYSVGRQLIETITTHLPVSQAEARERAIQLLKDTGIPAAEQRIDHFPHQFSGGMRQRVVIALALAAEPQLIVADEPTTALDVSIQAQIITLLKTICKQRGAAVMLITHDMGVIAETCDRVAVMYAGRIAEIGPVHEVINHPAHPYTRGLMACIPDMTEDRERLHQIDGAMPRLNAIPKGCAYNPRCERVFDRCHAERPELMDAGATRAACWLSSGAAA; from the coding sequence ATGAGTCTTCTGCAAGTCAAGAACCTCGTCGTCGAGTTCCCCACGCGCCGCGGCACGCTGCGCGCGCTCGACGACATCTCCTTCGACATCGCGCCCGGCGAGATCCTGGGCGTGGTCGGCGAATCGGGCGCTGGCAAGTCGCTCACGGGCGCCTCCATCATCGGCCTGCTCGAGCCGCCGGGGCGCATCGCCTCGGGCCAGGTGCTGCTCGAAGGCCAGCGCATCGACCACCTGCCGCACGAGCAGATGCGCCGCATCCGCGGGCGCAAGATCGGCGCCATCTTCCAGGACCCGCTGACCTCGCTGAACCCGCTGTACTCGGTGGGCCGCCAGCTCATCGAGACCATCACCACGCACCTGCCGGTGAGCCAGGCCGAGGCGCGCGAGCGCGCCATCCAGCTGCTCAAGGACACCGGCATCCCCGCGGCCGAGCAGCGCATCGACCACTTCCCGCACCAGTTCTCCGGCGGCATGCGCCAGCGCGTGGTGATCGCGCTGGCGCTCGCGGCCGAGCCGCAGTTGATCGTGGCCGACGAGCCCACCACCGCGCTCGACGTGTCCATCCAGGCGCAGATCATCACGCTGCTCAAGACCATCTGCAAACAGCGCGGCGCGGCCGTCATGCTGATCACGCACGACATGGGCGTGATCGCCGAGACCTGTGACCGCGTGGCCGTGATGTACGCGGGCCGCATCGCCGAGATCGGCCCGGTGCACGAGGTGATCAACCACCCGGCCCACCCCTACACCCGCGGCCTGATGGCCTGCATCCCCGACATGACCGAAGACCGCGAGCGGCTGCACCAGATCGACGGCGCCATGCCGCGCCTGAACGCCATCCCCAAGGGCTGCGCCTACAACCCGCGCTGCGAGCGCGTGTTCGATCGCTGCCACGCCGAGCGGCCCGAGCTCATGGACGCGGGCGCCACGCGCGCCGCCTGCTGGCTCTCGAGCGGAGCCGCTGCATGA
- a CDS encoding ABC transporter ATP-binding protein produces MNATVNATVNDDTPLVRATDLAKTFDVSPPWLNRVIERKPRQLLRAVDGVSFDIPRGQTLALVGESGCGKSTVARLLVGLYEPTRGGFEFDRQDAHAAFKTPEGRVLRRRIQMIFQDPYASLNPRWRVEDIIAEPLREHQIESDPVKLRERVDGLLQSVGLSPLDRVKYPHQFSGGQRQRISIARALATQPDFLVCDEPTSALDVSVQAQVLNIMKDLQRERGLTYLFISHNLAVVRHVSDQVGVMYLGRLVELAPKHTLFEQPRHPYTRMLLDAIPKMHDTGRARTPVQGEVPNPLNPPSGCAFNPRCPHANERCRNERPALQTLGGIRIACHAVEEGRI; encoded by the coding sequence ATGAACGCCACCGTGAACGCCACCGTGAACGACGACACCCCGCTGGTGCGCGCCACCGACCTGGCCAAGACCTTCGACGTCTCGCCGCCCTGGCTCAACCGCGTGATCGAGCGCAAGCCGCGCCAGCTGCTGCGCGCCGTCGACGGCGTGAGCTTCGACATCCCGCGCGGCCAGACGCTGGCGCTGGTGGGCGAGTCGGGCTGCGGCAAGAGCACCGTGGCGCGGCTGCTCGTGGGCCTGTACGAGCCCACGCGCGGCGGCTTCGAGTTCGACCGCCAGGACGCGCACGCCGCGTTCAAGACGCCCGAAGGCCGCGTGCTGCGCCGGCGCATCCAGATGATCTTCCAGGACCCGTACGCGAGCCTGAACCCGCGCTGGCGGGTCGAAGACATCATTGCCGAGCCGCTGCGCGAGCACCAGATCGAGTCCGACCCGGTGAAGCTGCGCGAGCGCGTGGACGGCCTGCTGCAGTCGGTGGGCCTGAGCCCGCTCGACCGCGTGAAGTACCCGCACCAGTTCAGCGGCGGCCAGCGCCAGCGCATCTCGATCGCGCGCGCCCTGGCCACGCAGCCCGACTTCCTGGTCTGCGACGAGCCCACCAGCGCACTCGACGTGTCGGTGCAGGCGCAGGTGCTCAACATCATGAAGGACCTGCAGCGCGAGCGCGGCCTGACCTACCTGTTCATCAGCCACAACCTGGCCGTGGTGCGCCACGTGAGCGACCAGGTGGGCGTGATGTACCTGGGCCGCCTGGTGGAACTCGCCCCCAAGCACACGCTGTTCGAGCAGCCGCGCCACCCCTACACGCGCATGCTGCTCGACGCGATCCCCAAGATGCACGACACGGGCCGCGCGCGCACACCGGTGCAGGGCGAGGTGCCCAACCCGCTGAACCCGCCCAGTGGCTGTGCGTTCAACCCGCGCTGCCCGCACGCCAACGAGCGCTGCCGCAACGAGCGCCCCGCGCTGCAGACCCTGGGCGGCATCCGCATCGCGTGCCACGCCGTCGAAGAAGGCCGGATCTGA
- a CDS encoding MurR/RpiR family transcriptional regulator has protein sequence MLDRIKASLPSLAPAEQRVGRLVLQDPRSFASLPVSELAERAHVSKPTVVRFCRSMGYDGLSDFKLKLAGTVSEGVPFIHRSVDADDKTGDVLVKVVDNTVAAFLKYRNDASSHAIERAVDALMASWKARGRIEFYGAGNSGIVAHDAQHKFFRLGINAVAYSDGHMQVMGASLLSAGDCLVIVSNSGRTRDLMDAADIARKHGATVITITTSGSPMAQVGHIHLAADHPEGYDRYSPMTSRLLHLMVIDILATCLALRIGSTRLQPLLREMKNNLRSKRYA, from the coding sequence ATGCTCGACCGCATCAAGGCCTCCCTGCCCTCGCTCGCCCCGGCCGAACAGCGCGTGGGCCGGCTGGTGCTGCAAGACCCGCGCAGCTTCGCAAGCCTGCCCGTGAGCGAGCTGGCCGAGCGTGCGCACGTGAGCAAGCCCACGGTGGTGCGCTTCTGCCGCAGCATGGGCTACGACGGGTTGTCGGATTTCAAGCTCAAGCTCGCGGGCACGGTGAGCGAGGGCGTGCCCTTCATTCACCGCAGCGTGGACGCCGACGACAAGACCGGCGACGTGCTGGTGAAGGTGGTCGACAACACGGTGGCGGCCTTCCTCAAGTACCGCAACGACGCGTCGAGCCACGCGATCGAGCGCGCGGTGGACGCGCTCATGGCCTCGTGGAAGGCGCGCGGCCGCATCGAGTTCTACGGCGCGGGCAACTCGGGCATCGTGGCGCACGACGCCCAGCACAAGTTCTTCCGGCTGGGCATCAACGCCGTGGCCTACAGCGACGGCCACATGCAGGTGATGGGCGCGTCGCTGCTGAGCGCGGGCGACTGCCTGGTGATCGTGTCGAACTCGGGCCGCACGCGCGACCTGATGGACGCGGCCGACATCGCGCGCAAGCACGGCGCCACGGTGATCACCATCACCACCAGCGGCTCGCCGATGGCGCAGGTGGGCCACATCCACCTCGCGGCCGACCACCCCGAGGGCTACGACCGCTACAGCCCCATGACCTCGCGGCTGCTGCACCTGATGGTGATCGACATCCTCGCCACCTGCCTGGCGCTGCGCATCGGCAGCACGCGGCTGCAGCCGCTGCTGCGCGAGATGAAGAACAACCTGCGCAGCAAACGCTACGCCTAG